A section of the Acropora muricata isolate sample 2 chromosome 4, ASM3666990v1, whole genome shotgun sequence genome encodes:
- the LOC136913914 gene encoding ras-related and estrogen-regulated growth inhibitor-like: MNSLVPAEARFLVLGSKAVGKSALIVRFLTKRFIGEYQSLMQLTYNHTIKLEDEALTFDIRDSIEKGDACQIDKDIRWADAFLVVYSITDKNSFNKAIQQVESIYDTKGIDELHVALVGNKVDLEHFRKVSTVEGQSAAEQLGCMFFEVSASENYVNVQEALNVLFRKVSCHKKYMKQAKEKRKNAHPQIEKKKQKFGNSLFNWKTEKKRGPRRSETL; the protein is encoded by the exons ATGAATTCTTTAGTTCCCGCTGAAGCAAGATTTCTGGTTCTTGGGAGCAAGGCTGTCGGCAAATCCG CGTTAATAGTCCGTTTCTTGACAAAAAGATTTATTGGAGAGTACCAATCTTTGATGC AGCTCACTTACAATCACACGATCAAGCTGGAAGATGAAGCTCTAACATTTGATATACGTGACAGTATTGAAAAG GGTGATGCCTGTCAAATTGACAAAGACATAAGATGGGCAGATGCATTTCTCGTCGTTTACTCGATAACGGATAAGAACAGTTTCAACAAAGCGATCCAACAAGTGGAGTCAATATACGATACCAAGGGCATCGATGAATTGCATGTAGCTTTAGTAGGAAATAAAGTGGATTTGGAGCACTTCAGAAAAG TGTCAACTGTGGAAGGCCAATCAGCCGCTGAACAACTCGGTTGCATGTTCTTCGAAGTTTCGGCCTCAGAGAATTACGTTAATGTTCAGGAAGCTTTAAACGTGCTTTTCCGCAAAGTATCTTGTCACAAAAAATACATGAAACAAGCAAAGGAGAAACGAAAAAATGCCCATCCTCAGATagagaaaaagaagcaaaagtttGGAAACTCTCTATTTAACtggaaaacagagaaaaagagAGGCCCAAGGCGGTCGGAAACGCTATGA
- the LOC136913915 gene encoding kelch-like protein 2, producing the protein MEKPRKKSSSAESYQGDLYRRMDEFRRQGILSDIILVVDNEEFPAHKSVLAASSEYFLSLFTSDMKEKQKLKVKLEGFKPFVMNDLLSYIYTGQAEITDENAKELVFAGDYLLIESLKEKGTFYLEDTLSPSNCLSLRAFSEKYVCDELKRKSESFILDNFVAVSKSEEFLCLGSSEIEKLISMDDLIVETEEQVYEAVISWVKHDIQKRKEDFARLLSKLRLGSMSKYYLAEYVENEELVSENLECTRLLYKAMKSFAIFATQGKLTGDICKIRRCLDSNIKAIVTIWGPGDELRSSTQCYVPSVNQWFNLAPMLIPRFSHGAVACEGFIYTVGGVSLNGHLSSMERYDYRTNTWAGVAPMAKEVSGLGVAELNGCLYAVGGWHRGRPLNSVLRYYPSSNIWEAVAPMTATRGGPCVVSDKYLYAIGGKTENDNANDPFKYLNTVERYDPRMNTWHESMPMQVQRAYACGVAVKGILYVVGGTQDDLYSSHSSCEAFDCDTNSWTYIASLCISRALAGIAFVDGKIYVLGGKKNSRERTDKIERYDKELDVWNVVGSVPNCMGGIQCSPVSLSKAFFHSLTKIT; encoded by the exons AtggaaaaaccaagaaaaaaatcatcttcCGCTGAAAGCTATCAAGGTGATCTTTACAGACGCATGGACGAATTTCGTCGACAAGGTATTTTGAGTGACATAATTCTGGTAGTAGATAATGAAGAATTCCCAGCGCACAAAAGTGTTCTTGCGGCAAGTAGCGAGTACTTTCTAAGTTTGTTTACATCTGacatgaaagaaaaacagaaactcAAAGTGAAACTCGAGGGATTTAAACCTTTTGTTATGAATGACTTGCTCAGTTACATTTACACCGGTCAAGCTGAAATCACGGATGAAAATGCAAAAGAATTAGTCTTTGCTGGCGATTATCTGTTAATCGAGAGCTTAAAGGAAAAAGGAACGTTTTACTTGGAGGACACTCTAAGCCCTTCAAATTGCTTGTCCCTTAGGGCATTTTCGGAGAAGTACGTTTGCGATGAACTTAAGCGTAAGTCAGAGAGTTTTATTCTGGATAATTTTGTGGCTGTCTCGAAATCGGAGGAATTTCTGTGCCTTGGCTCCTCGGAAATTGAAAAACTTATTTCAATGGATGACCTCATCGTGGAAACGGAAGAACAAGTATACGAGGCAGTCATTTCGTGGGTGAAACATGACATACAGAAGAGAAAGGAAGACTTTGCACGTTTGTTATCGAAGTTACGACTAGGTTCCATGTCAAAGTATTACCTCGCTGAATATGTTGAGAATGAGGAATTGGTTTCTGAGAATCTCGAGTGCACTAGGCTCCTTTATAAAGCTATGAAATCATTTGCCATATTTGCAACCCAGGGAAAACTCACCGGCGACATTTGCAAGATCCGAAGATGCCTGGACTCGAATATAAAGGCAATTGTCACCATATGGGGACCTGGAGACGAGCTTCGCTCCTCCACCCAATGCTACGTGCCATCTGTGAATCAGTGGTTCAATTTGGCACCAATGTTGATTCCGCGCTTTAGCCACGGCGCGGTTGCGTGTGAAGGTTTTATTTACACAGTCGGTGGCGTATCATTGAATGGACATTTGTCAAGTATGGAGAGATATGACTATA gaaCCAATACGTGGGCAGGGGTAGCGCCTATGGCCAAAGAAGTATCTGGACTTGGTGTGGCTGAACTGAATGGATGTTTGTATGCCGTTGGAGGGTGGCATAGAGGAAGGCCGCTGAACTCAGTTTTAAG ATACTATCCGTCTTCAAACATCTGGGAAGCCGTTGCACCCATGACTGCTACCCGAGGTGGACCTTGCGTTGTGTCTGACAAGTATCTGTACGCCATTGGTGGCAAAACAGAAAACGACAATGCCAATGACCCCTTTAAATACTTAAATACAGTCGAGAGGTACGACCCCCGAATGAATACTTGGCACGAGAGCATGCCCATGCAAGTCCAACGTGCCTACGCTTGTGGAGTGGCAGTCAAAGGTATCCTGTATGTAGTGGGTGGGACACAAGATGATTTATATTCATCTCATAGCTCATGTGAAGCATTTGATTGTGACACCAACTCATGGACATACATTGCTAGTCTGTGCATATCGAGGGCTTTGGCTGGGATAGCCTTTGTAGATGGTAAAATTTATGTTCTCGGTGGGAAGAAAAATTCGCGAGAAAGGACAGACAAAATTGAGCGCTATGATAAAGAACTGGACGTGTGGAACGTAGTGGGCTCCGTCCCGAACTGTATGGGTGGAATACAATGCTCTCCTGTTTCTCTTTCCAAGGCATTTTTCCATTCTCTTACCAAGATAACTTAG
- the LOC136915247 gene encoding uncharacterized protein, translating to MTFAFKLVFVILLELCFFVEFDLAPLFYVKRIPQAEIRILGTVDSPLRLERSSLEIDESPIFNKSIIKSTKVNQSVHNSKGNVEESRRDVSLEEISADKGKKREKRKYNDRKIVEGSRGDQTIFGTRKKSMHSRETGLKWPSGTYGLPKPVDGCPVSDGFQWKTGYRFHDTEDDGTENQHSDSFHLAGEFSDVGIRHEFCIKTTEDGGGRWPDGKYCIYKKGPDCPSGLEEGFVIWDDENKDNKNSKRGELPEGLFNEDTKIFFCCSTSGPVGREIILPNKSPFLLFAYESILCQKVKGMNVITEFIKFDDEDRGNIDYEGGEFPYGVHRDEKDHMFFLCYYTPNSTNGTVMSENTSSKKFVSKKKLKGQKTSKQEKQVDKLDELEKLRNSEKMMDEFLASTAPHNKETNKNERTKTIIKTIRVPEHENTTSIVVTTAGIVLGIVVLGAVVGVVVIKRMRTNQEGIKIDSLDEQTYTASVSSRRGSFTTSEDDVELTEADFEDELVEDQYLPSDSELKSGLELMFLKQQRHYWTRKTKP from the exons ATGACTTTTGCTTTCAAGTTGGTTTTTGTCATATTACTGGAGCTCTGTTTCTTTGTCGAATTTGATTTAG CACCACTATTTTACGTGAAGCGTATACCACAAGCTGAAATTCGTATTTTAGGCACAGTTGACAGCCCACTGCGATTGGAAAGAAGTTCTCTAGAGATTGATGAATCGCCAATATTTAATAAAAGCATCATTAAGTCCACAAAAGTTAATCAATCGGTGCACAACTCGAAAGGAAACGTTGAAGAGAGCAGAAGAGATGTAAGCCTCGAGGAAATATCCGCTGATAAAggcaaaaaaagagaaaaaaggaaatacaATGATAGGAAGATTGTCGAAGGAAGTCGTGGCGACCAGACTATATttggaacaagaaaaaaatcgaTGCATTCAAGAGAAACAG GCCTCAAATGGCCATCTGGGACGTACGGCCTTCCAAAACCTGTGGATGGCTGTCCAGTTAGCGATGGGTTTCAATGGAAAACTGGGTACCGGTTTCATGACACAGAGGATGATGGAACGGAAAATCAGCATTCTGACAGCTTCCATCTGGCGGGTGAATTCAGTGATGTGGGCATCAGGCATGAATTCTGCATCAAAACAACTGAAGACGGTGGAGGAAG GTGGCCAGACGGTAAATACTGCATCTACAAGAAAGGACCAGACTGTCCTTCTGGTCTTGAAGAAGGCTTTGTCATTTGGGATGAcgaaaataaagacaataaaaaCTCGAAAAGAGGAGAGCTCCCAGAAGGGCTATTTAACGAAGACACTAAGATATTCTTTTGCTGCAGCACGTCGGGTCCTGTAGGGAGAGAAATCATTTTGCCCAACAAATCTCCGTTCTTATTGTTCGCGTACGAGTCTATACTTTGCCAGAAG GTGAAAGGGATGAATGTTATCACAGAATTTATCAAGTTTGATGACGAGGATCGAGGAAATATAGATTACGAAGGAGGTGAATTCCCCTACGGGGTCCATCGCGATGAGAAGGATCAcatgttctttctttgttaTTACACACCGAACAGCACAAATGGAACTGTTATGTCAG AAAACACTTCTTCCAAgaaatttgtttcaaaaaagaaacttaaaggACAAAAGACTTCGAAGCAAgagaaacaagttgataaactGGACGAACTTGAAAAACTACGGAACTCAGAGAAAATGATGGATGAATTCCTGGCCAGTACTGCTccacacaacaaagaaacaaataaaaatgaaagaacCAAGACCATCATTAAAACAATTAGA GTTCCTGAACATGAGAATACGACCTCGATTGTGGTAACTACAGCTGGTATTGTGCTTGGCATCGTTGTGTTAGGGGCTGTTGTTGGTGTTGTGGTCATAAAGCGCATGCGTACAAATCAAGAAGGAATCAAAATCGATTCGCTGGATGAACAAACTTACACGGCGTCCGTTTCGTCGCGAAGAGGCAGCTTCACAACGTCAGAAGACGACGTAGAACTCACAGAAGCTGATTTTGAAGATGAACTTGTTGAAGATCAGTATTTACCGTCGGACTCAGAGCTTAAGTCAGGTTTAGAACTCATGTTTCTAAAACAACAAAGACATTATTGGACAAGAAAAACGAAACCTTGA
- the LOC136914207 gene encoding uncharacterized protein, whose product MFWLSLSLVAFWCQTTKGKISWPPGQYALPMPKAGCPDNWFEGRRFHDTSGTLLIDQKIYESLHLAGWISKEGIEQDFCIKTTPGKDSSQGWPNGKYCILKQEYCPTGFSTGSVSWRPSFSPFQDLSVNGKYLKNTTISYCCRMRGDTKQAILLPLEKPFYLYTLRGTSCQNVRGATVKEESVSLENTHGKYEIDMKGVNPFITDGNNLPAKITYCYYTPGGSIAIPESQEVEKTLFTESQLDNRTQSSGLAVAIGVGIACAMIGTASIAVVTKRFMIKRASNEGHDDDDDNDDNDDEPRPDDP is encoded by the exons ATGTTTTGGTTATCTCTTTCACTGGTGGCTTTCTGGTGCCAAACGACAAAAG GAAAGATTTCATGGCCACCAGGTCAATATGCTCTTCCCATGCCCAAGGCCGGCTGCCCCGATAATTGGTTCGAAGGCCGAAGATTTCACGATACAAGTGGTACACTACTGATAGATCAGAAAATTTACGAATCTCTTCATTTGGCTGGTTGGATAAGCAAGGAAG GTATCGAGCAAGATTTCTGTATCAAGACCACACCTGGAAAAGACAGTTCTCAGGGCTGGCCAAACGGAAAATATTGTATCTTAAAGCAGGAATATTGTCCTACTGGATTTTCTACGGG ATCGGTCAGCTGGCGACCAAGCTTTTCACCTTTTCAAGACTTAAGTGTTAATGGAAAGTATTTGAAAAACACAACAATAAGCTATTGTTGCAGAATGAGAG GCGATACCAAGCAGGCGATTTTGTTGCCCCTTGAGAAACCATTTTACCTGTACACTCTTCGCGGTACGTCTTGCCAAAATGTCAGAGGTGCAACAGTGAAAGAGGAAAGTGTAAGTCTGGAAAACACACATGGAAAATACGAGATCGACATGAAAGGCGTTAATCCATTTATTACAGACGGGAATAATTTACCAGCAAAAATAACCTACTGCTATTACACACCAG GAGGATCAATTGCTATTCCAGAGAGCCAGGAAGTTGAAAAAACTCTTTTCACGGAG TCCCAGCTAGACAACAGAACACAGTCATCTGGCCTCGCTGTCGCCATCGGTGTGGGGATCGCATGCGCCATGATTGGAACTGCGTCCATTGCCGTTGTCACAAAGAGGTTCATGATAAAAAGGGCATCTAATGAAGGTcatgacgatgacgacgataatgatgataacgACGATGAACCACGGCCTGACGACCCATGA